One window of the Luteolibacter sp. Y139 genome contains the following:
- a CDS encoding HNH endonuclease yields the protein MTFPDLQRTTVLVLNRHWLAIDAVTPIEAFGHLASGTARALQIEGDSMQPFDWADWRELPVHEGVPVIGTPRGPVRIPTVIVLTRFDRVPLHRPKFGFRALWERDGGRCQYTGRKLTPAEANIDHILPRSRGGRDEWGNCVLSDRAINSRKGAKTPAEAGLRLLSQPRAPRAMPVTLRIRNIWNIPDWDHFLHH from the coding sequence CGTGCTGAACCGGCACTGGCTTGCTATCGATGCCGTCACCCCCATCGAAGCCTTCGGCCACCTGGCCTCCGGCACCGCGCGGGCGCTGCAAATCGAGGGTGACTCGATGCAGCCCTTTGACTGGGCGGACTGGCGGGAGCTGCCGGTGCATGAGGGCGTGCCTGTCATCGGCACGCCTCGCGGCCCGGTGCGGATTCCCACGGTCATCGTGCTGACCCGCTTCGATCGCGTGCCTTTGCACCGCCCGAAGTTCGGCTTCCGGGCTCTCTGGGAGCGGGACGGCGGGCGGTGCCAGTATACCGGTCGCAAGCTGACCCCGGCGGAAGCGAACATCGATCACATCCTGCCGCGATCCCGGGGCGGGCGTGACGAATGGGGCAACTGCGTGCTCTCCGACCGCGCGATCAATAGCCGGAAGGGAGCGAAGACCCCCGCGGAAGCGGGCCTCCGCTTGCTCTCCCAGCCCCGCGCGCCGCGAGCCATGCCGGTCACGCTGCGGATCCGCAACATCTGGAACATCCCCGACTGGGATCACTTCCTCCATCACTGA